The DNA segment TGTTTCTTAAAAGCTATCtcaaatatcaaattttgaaaattttgttaagaaaaagttGATAATTGTTTCTTAAAAGCTATCTCAAACACCACTTAACTTTATCAAAAAAGTATTGATACGAGAAATCAAACCTTCAAACTTAATGATTATTTGATCTTGCATTCAACTAATCCTACAAAAGCGCCTTTAATCCACCGTCCgttggatttaaaaaaaataaaaattcaggcTTATCAATGCTAATGTGACATCTTGTCCTATAGGAGAAGGGAGAAGCCAAGAACAAATGACATGCCCAAAATTATCATTAGAATATGAGAACGAATCCAACTACATTACATAAAAATCGATCTTGTGACGAAAGTCTTCcgttaggtggaacaaagaaacatgaaaagacaaaaaaaataaaaggaaaaaataataataattaaaaaaaagccCACCACCTTTCTCTCATCATTCGATTCTTGACAAAAATTCAAGTAAAGAAAGAAATCACCACTCAAAAAATGCGTCTTTCTCACTTCTACTACAACTTTCTGTTTACTTTTTCCAAACCAAGAATTTCCCAATTTCATCAAGTTTGTCATCACAACTGATTAAAAATGTGCTTTGCATAGTCCAAATTCACTATCCGTTTTTtggctctttttttttttgtgcgtTTCTtgattgcaattaaaataaaaaagcgAACGCATTACAAGTATTATAGGATGCAAGCAGGAAGCTCAGGCGAGGTGCGATCGGTTGTGGGCGCCACAGATGTGAAAGGGAAACACAGGATTGCTGCTGAATTGAAGAGACTTGAgcaggaaactcgattcttggAGGTTTTTTCCCCCCATCTTTTTGAATTTCTTCTcatatatatgattataatctatacatgtgtgtgtatatatatattgttggttTTGTTATGTGGGAAATTGGGTTTTGGTATCGTTGTTGATTGCCAGCTGTGAAACATGAAATGCATAGATAGACTTTTGCCTTTTCTTGGTGAGTTTTCTGATTAGATAGCGCTGTTAAATTTGTCTATTTCTCCTAGTTAGGCAAGAcatttgaaaaaaaacaaataaatttttcgGTCGTGCTTAACTTTATTTTGTGGTGGATTCGAAATTCAATCGATCAATATGAATCTTAGTAGTTGTTGGATTATTATCAAGAACTGTGAAGGACGGATTTTTCTGTTCGTTGAAGGAGCCATACCTTTTGGCACTAGggaattttattatatttgtttATAGTAATTATTGGATCATGAGAAATAGGGAAGAGAGTTGTAGTTTGCAAAGGATGTATGTAGTTCTTAGGATCAGAGTGGGTTGAACTAACATATTCGGACCCGAAATTTAATATAAGATCATGCCACGGAAGGCACTGCTGTGTCCGGTTGGAACTGAGTACTTTGTTTATGAGATGATGTGCAAATCAGTTATAGATTCCTTACTCCAAAAAGGCGCCGGTATTATCTCTTTTTCGTCGTGTCTTTCTAACAATTTGTGACTGAAGTTGTGCTTCTCTCTTTATCATTATCCCAtgaatactttttttttttttttaaaagatgatTTGGGATTGTGTTTTTAATTGAGTTGTCTTCCGCGATGAGAAAAAACTAGCTCGATTCCtgtaaaaaataaagaatagcTTCACTTTTTTTTATCAGTCATGTGTTGAGGTTTGATGATGGATATATGAATCATGGGATAGTGTTCCAAACATGTATTATATATCTCAGCCAATGTATCATCGGAATTGAACTCCAGCCAAAAGGGATTTATGATTTCTGTTCTTGTTCTTTGTCCCTATATTGTGATTGTCTATTGAATGCTCCATGCAACATGGGAAGAATAAAGTAGTTTCCATGACTATATTTGCCATTCAGGAGGAATTGGAACTAATCGAGAAAACAGGAAAAGTGTCGTTTGCATGCAAAGAGTAAGTAAAAACTGAAGAAGATTATTCCAGTACGTGCTAGGTTTATGCCATTTGCATTTTGCCAAACCTTTGACGGAACATTGTGTTTTTTTATAGGCTACTGAGCAGTATTGAAACAACTCCAGATCCACTACTCCCAATGTAAGAGCTTTCTCTTGCTTGTATATCTACTATGTACGCCTAGCGTATGTATGTTTGAGTATGTGgttataatgatatttgaactTTGGTGTTCTTGCTTTCTTATTTAGGAAAAAATACAACCGTTGAACTATTTTTACTTTTGTTAATATAAATGTGTTTTCCAGAACATATGGTCCGATGCATACAACATGGGATAGATGGTTTGAAGGGCCACAAGATGCTTCGGGGTGCAGATGCTGGATACTATGATCGGTTGCTGCTTGTGTTCAAGAATTCCTATTTGTTCAGTCGAGATTTAGGCAGAAGAATTCTCTTAAAACCGGCACAATGGTGGTGTCATGTGATGTTCGGAATGAAAATGCTCGAGTTTGTTGGAAACCACTGTGTTCTCTGTTTCCCATGCTTTGACATACCTTTACTCTGGAGTTTGGTGCAATATTCTGTCAGGGATGTTGAAATCTGTAACGTTTGATATACAAAACTGAGAGAAGATACACTCGCTTATGGTTACACTCGAATTCAATGAACTTTACTTGAGATTCTGAACTGAATTTATATTCTAATAACAATCAACGTAGGAAATGTATCTCACCCAGTATAGAATCTGTTATGCAATCGATCCACCAATACACAGAAATTCACCAAGAACACAAAGAAGTAATCTAAACCTCAGCTGTAGAATACTATGCCCGAATGATAATCACAATATAAGCAAATAACAGAACAATATGCAAGAATATCAACAAGATATagtttacgtggttcggcaatgATGTGCCTACATCCACGGGAAAGTAAACCAACTTTTATTATTCCAATTCAATATCCGAATACAAAAGTTTTAATCATCCATGATTCATTCGTATACAATCAAATACATGAACCAGAAGATTTCCGAGCTACCCCAGCTGCTTGATCTTCTTCTTTGATTGATAATTCTTTTGAATCTTGAATctgattcccttgcttcagatttatTGTCTCCAAGATGATTGAGAGTGTGTGTGCTTCTGTATCTCTTTTGTTCGAACTGCATTCAACTAACTCTTTGTGCATGCTTATAACAGAAGCTGTTAAATGGCCCCAACGGCTATCTCACTATTGGGCTTCCAACACTTCATGTAATAATTTGGGCTGATGATTTAATTCAATCCCTTGGCCATGAGAAGAGTAAAAGTCCAGCCCAACTCCTAACTCCCAAATAGCAGCCTTTAGTTCCCTCGCACGAGGCCTAGTCACCAATTATAGACAGAGATCCAACAAATCTCCACCTTGTCTATAAACGACCCCTCTCCAACTTCAAAAATTTAATGTTAAGTCCTTACCACCATCCCAACCAAGTTTAGACACAACTTAAACTTGGATTGAGGTATTGTTTTAGTCAATTCATCAGCTGGATTATACTCTGTCCCTATTTTCTCTACATTAACTTCTCCTTTGGCTATTATATCTCTGATGAAATGAAGCTTGATATCTATATGTTTGGAACACTCATGGAAGACCTGATGCTTGGAAAGATGAATGGCACTCTGGTTGTCACAATGACGTGTGACTTGATCTTGATGTATACCGAGCTCAAATGAcaatcccttcatccatattgACTCCTTAACTACTTCAGTTACAACTATATATTCAGCCTCTGTAGTTGATAGTGCAATCACCGACTGTAATATTGCCTTCCAGTTCACAGTTGTTCCAAACATGGTGAAGATGAAACTGGTTAAGGATGTTTTTGTGTCCAAGTTTCCTGCAAAGTCAGTCTACAAACCCCTCTATAGCTTTTGTTTCATCCTCTTGTTTCTTGAACATTAGTCCAAAGCTAACTGATCCTTTCAAATATCTTAGGATCCATTTCAGTGCTTCACAGTGATCTTTACCTGGATTTGCCATGAACCTTGAAACCACGCTTGTGGCATGAGCTAGATCAGACCTGCTACACACCATTCCATACATTATGCTCTCCACTGCACTGGCGTAGGGCACTTTTGCCATGTCGTCCTAATCATCTTCATTTACTAGAGATTGATCTTGTGATAGTTTATGATGTTGTGCTAGGGGAATAGTTGTAGCTTTGGACTCATCCATATTGAATCTTTTCAGAACTTTGATAAAATATGACTCTTGGTTTAAGGGCAAAGTCTTTTCCTTTCTGTTTCTTTTAATTTCCATTCCCAAGATCCTTCTAGCCTCTCCTAGATCTTTCATTTCAAACTTGAAGTTTATCCCCTCCTTTAACCTTTCAATCCCAAATTTATCCCTGCTTGCTATTAACATATAATCCACATAGAGCAAAAGATATGTCTTTGATTGATCCTTCTTTGTTTTATAGTATACACAACTATCAAAACTAGTTCTTTCGAATCTGATTTCCTCCATGAATTCATCAAACTTCTTATACAACTGTCTAGGACTTTGTTATAGGCCATACAAAGATCTCTCTAATAGACATACCTTGTTCTTGACATTGGTGTAAGAATGCCCTTTTGGCAATTCCATCAAAATAGTTTCCTCAAGGTCACCATGAAGAAAAGCCGTTTTGACATCTAATCTAGCTGTGTGAATATAGCCAGAATCAACCTAATGGAGGAGTGTTTGACCACTAGAGAATATATTTCATTAAAGTCTAACCCCTCGATTTGTGAGTAACCCTTTGCAACTAATCTGACTTTAAACTTCAACCTTTGTGCTGCTGTGGCATCCTATTTGAGTTTGTATATCCATTTGTAGCCCAATATTCTGTCATCTTTCTTTTTATCTACAAATTTCCAAGTATTATTCTTCAAAAGTGAATCCAGCTCTTCTTTCATGACCCTTTGCCATTGTGTCCTATCTTTGCTAGACATTGCATCTTCATAAGAGATAGGTTCGGAGCCAATCTCATATACCCTCCCAACtttcgataaaatcatgcaatccgtaagcttcataaaatcattaacttcgccctcaagtttcaaaatactctacACCAAGTTCAACCTTTATTTGCACAGATCAAAAGGATTTTTTCGGTTAACTTTTAGGCTCAAGTATATGAACAGAAGATAAGTATGGATATATGTATCAATGGTAATCAATAACTCAGGATTCAAGCAAAGAGATTGGATTTTTTCAATTTGGGCAGTATTGAGTAGCTAAAATATTATTTGCATTGCATTGCGAGATATTTATCTTGGCTTCCTTCTACTCAATACATTATTCATCTTTTTGCCTTGTAtttggattagaatttcaattcaatttttttctttttttttttcaaggcctcccctcaccttactttctctgCCATTaaactttttcttttcttttgcaactttttagctactcatttTTTGTTTGGTATTTTTCATATCAAGACTAACAAATGAATAgtgaaaaaaaaactcaattgattcaaaaaaattgcctaaatcatttccaTGTTcataaaaatctacctcagtttcaagcaaaaatcacaagagttaagagTTAATTCATCTAATTCACCTTACAAATCCacattgtagtaacccgtatccaaaagtaatgattaataggtaattaatcaagtgatcatgtttaaatttaataaaacatgattaaaaaaattccaaatggattaacagagcccgaaaatagatccaggatactcaaaaatggtgggcatggctcgggaggttcggacgctccgaactggtgttcggaggacccgaacgtgatcggagtcAGGAACGGAGGCCCGAGGAGTTTGGACGATCCAAAGAGGatttcggaggatccgaagaggatcggaggctccgtcggtggaatcggaggacccgaacagggttagggcttatgtcatcaattacgtcagcaaggttacgtcatggctgacgtcactgatgggacttcggaggacccgaagttaggatcggacgatccgatcgtgttcggacgatccaaagtcatGATCGAAGGATCCAAACCAGTTCGAAGGGCCCGAAGCCTAGTTctgacggcccgaacttcgtctataaatagaggagccgaggttcatttgtgactcgctcatttcctctcttctctctcaattcctaggccttctaactcagatctagggagatctaggcgtcctacgggaaatccggaagtggcttagtgatctaggcgtcgtcgcggagctgtgacctagttttgtggctatcgacagcaaagggctaacgacggacgtaggtatagctttggcatcctaaaaatatttaggagtatgcattagcttagttaaggcttttagagctttattgttgatgcatggatatttgcattgtagtagcagtagaatggactataggcttggagtataggccagtggagctaggttttgaccagcagtgttacaggtacgtaagtactgaccgagatagccggcatgatatatttgcatgtatgttgcatgagtatgtgctatatgtcttatcatgttttagcatgttttaccatcttagcacatacataaTTTTacatgtgactgcatccggagagatgtgagtcattgacagtctccatagggaacagtgatctcatattggactcgagtcaggtatgacagtttccatatgggacttgtatcctgttttggattcgggtcaggatggggttggctcagccctgatatggaatatacgagtaccccgtggagtagctctctagccggtactgtaaaTTTCcggtgccatgagcaagtgttttcacttgagttttaaatcatattgtgtgcgcatatttgtatttatatcattgctttcgtattgagcgttgtcgctcacgcccctgtgtttgggtatcgtGGTATACCTTGTGGctgggcaggtttgaggctggacggtccagacggctctcagcaggattgagcttgggagagtgcgaggttgtagagggtagggatttgtttaccttGAACCttagatttggttgtataataataCTTATACACgattgttatcgtcggttgtattctgccgattggatttgttgtattttaattatccgcatctttacgctttaagtttaatttcatacgcttttatcgtaactctgattagtagtgaatccgggttgggtcactacatttttggtatcagagcgcattgcactgggaatttcgtaaagcggattaagttattatctgttattgtgtaacagatggcagattatgatgagagccacgatagcgGAGGCGGCGGTCATTGGGGCGACCCgaatgatcgtagacgtcgtcAAGGATAGCCTGAGGAGCGCAAGCAAGTGAGCATGCAcagattcaaggaggttagcccgaagcctttgtcgGGAGGTGAGACATTTGAAGAAgcggaggattggcttgagaggatggagcagtgttttcaggagttccgttgcacagatgaggataggatggaggtTCTTGCCTTAATGCTTGAGGgacgagcgaggaagtggtggagatctacttccgcaccgttcatagcagctagaggagtATCACATGGgctgagttccgtactgcttatcagaggttgtattttcctccagctcttcgtcaggcgaaaacCAGTGAGTttctgagtttgcgacaggggacgatgacgattgAGGAGTACCagtagaagttctttgatctgatacctttttgtcctcatgttgctgatagttctatggcgaagtttgaccatttccttcagggtttgaatcctgatATTCATCGGATTGTTGCtatgggcggcgatgggacttatgaggatttggtgaaccgttgtcgccaggctgaggacagtattcggaggaacaggggactttactcttcttcttccaggtcagCGAGTGCCAGTGCTTTGGGCCCTAAGGGACAGTCTTTCAAGAATCCAGGatgtacttcttcttcttcctctggatctggtggagtgcataactttggcGGTCAGAGGCCgaaccgttgtcgtcagtgcagaCGTAGaaatccgccagggcagtgtggtcgatcgaccactgcatgtttccagtgtggccaggagggtcacatgaagagggattgtccgatgctgattggggcagcgagtggttctggaggttctcaggcatctgttcagccacctttccagcagcagttttcgcagcagcgccagcagccgcagcagtctcagcgacagcctactcagactccttcttggggtcattcttctttgaggccacgtgcccagggtcaggtctttgcgcttaaccaggagcataaagaggctgacagtgatcggatgattgcagatatctgtagtttatgtggttttcctgcatatattttaattgataccggtgcatcgcattctttcgtttcagcatgttttgctaagaagtataagttgtcatatattcctctagacgtgttattagtggtttctactcctatgggtagcgaggttttagccaagcgtctagttgtgggttgtgttttggattttgaggggcatcagcttagtgctaacctgatgattctagcgatggaggatttcgattgcatcattgggatagatctattgactgcctaccgagcgatagtggattgctatcagaggtttgttcagtttcgacctgaggatgacgagtcatggtatttctatggtgagggagcacgacctccgatgccagtagtttctgctctgaaggcccgacgtgctttagagtctggcggggaaggctaccttatctacgccattgacgcatccttgggagagccagatatccgggagataccagtggttcgtgactgcccagatgtatttccgaaGGAAATTCCAGGTTTtccaccagtgagggagatcgagtttggcattgagttagtgccagtgaCTGTAccaatttccagaactccttatcgTTTAGCGCCATCAGAAATGAAAGAACTGCAGAAGAAATTAAAAGTTCTTCTTGGTAAGGGCTATATTCGACCCAGTTTTTTGCCGTGGGGAGCCCAgtgttgtttgtcaagaagaagaatggttcaatgcggttgtgtattgattaccgtcagttgaatcaagcgacaatgaagaataagtatcctcttccgcggatagatgatctctttgatcagttacagggtacttctgtatattcgaagattgatctt comes from the Henckelia pumila isolate YLH828 chromosome 1, ASM3356847v2, whole genome shotgun sequence genome and includes:
- the LOC140875404 gene encoding guanine nucleotide-binding protein subunit gamma 1-like yields the protein MQAGSSGEVRSVVGATDVKGKHRIAAELKRLEQETRFLEEELELIEKTGKVSFACKELLSSIETTPDPLLPITYGPMHTTWDRWFEGPQDASGCRCWIL